The DNA segment CGGCGGCAGCATCCCCGTCCTCACGGTGCTGCTCGGTATCGCCGAGGGCGGCGCGCTCGTCGCCGGGTTGTTCCGCCCCGTGGCTGCCTGTGGGCATCGACGGTCCTGCTGGCGGCCACCGCGGTCTGCACCGGGCAGGAGATCGGCCCCGACGTGCCCTACCCGCGGACCGTCCCCGGGATGTTCCTGACCGGCGGGACGCTGTTCCTGCTGGCGTTGCGGGTCCGGCCCCGGCGGGCGGGCGGGGCGCTGGCGGTGACCCTGCTCACCGGCGTGGCCTGCACCGTTTTCACCGCCCGACCGCACACCTACGATCTCGACCGCGCGGCCCCCGCCCTGATCGCCGTCGTGGTCGTCGCCTCTTCGCTGCGCGGCCTGCGGAAGGCCCGCAGGGAGACCGACGCCCAGGCGGAACTGACGGCCGAGGAGCGGGCGTTGCGCACACTCCTGGAGGAACGCAACCGGATCGCCCGCGAACTCCACGACGTCGTGGCGCACCACATGTCGGTCATCTCCATCCAGGCCCAGGTCGCCCCGCATCTGGTCGACGATCCGTCGGACGAGCTGCGGGAGAACCTCGCGGGCATCCGCGAGAACGCGGTCACCGCGCTCACCGAACTGCGGCGGGTCCTGGGGGTGCTGCGCCAGGACGACGCGTCGGCCGACGGCCTCCGGCACGCGCCGCAGCCCACCCTGGACCAACTGGACGCCCTGCTGGGCCGGGTGCGTACGGCAGGACTGACCGTCAC comes from the Streptomyces sp. NBC_01471 genome and includes:
- a CDS encoding sensor histidine kinase; this encodes MPYPRTVPGMFLTGGTLFLLALRVRPRRAGGALAVTLLTGVACTVFTARPHTYDLDRAAPALIAVVVVASSLRGLRKARRETDAQAELTAEERALRTLLEERNRIARELHDVVAHHMSVISIQAQVAPHLVDDPSDELRENLAGIRENAVTALTELRRVLGVLRQDDASADGLRHAPQPTLDQLDALLGRVRTAGLTVTAGTTGRSRPLPPGVGLTAFRIVQEALSNVLRHAPGAEVQVEIAYRSSAVGVRVTNTAPAGPPAPATASGAGHGLLGMRERAVMLGGDLADGPTPGGGYEVAAILPLEGPS